The Aureispira anguillae genome contains a region encoding:
- a CDS encoding TraB/GumN family protein, with product MKKKNTLLWEISGKNVQAPSYLFGTMHVRDNRAFRKIDFLKSCIENCAAFAAEFDLKDADLAQLQQASKLPNGKTLQDFLNPKIYQKLDRLVRIETGQQLEQFKYSSPIILFNLISESQFQADNQMALDSMLYTIAQNANKELMGLETFHEQMAVFSKINIKEQCRSLKKMATHFKRFRKELSKTAELYIQGDIQGLQKKAKRSIGGMRQVLLYERNDLMAERFEQYACQQSLFAAIGAGHLGGKKGVLRLMKKKGYKITPIFY from the coding sequence ATGAAGAAAAAAAACACCTTGTTATGGGAAATTAGTGGCAAAAACGTACAAGCTCCCTCTTATCTTTTTGGAACCATGCATGTTCGAGACAATCGTGCATTTAGAAAAATTGATTTTTTAAAAAGCTGTATAGAAAATTGTGCTGCTTTTGCTGCTGAATTTGATCTAAAAGATGCCGATCTTGCTCAATTGCAACAAGCTTCAAAATTGCCTAATGGAAAAACACTTCAGGATTTCTTAAATCCCAAAATTTATCAAAAACTTGATCGATTAGTACGTATAGAAACAGGGCAACAGCTAGAACAATTTAAATACAGTTCTCCAATTATTTTATTTAACCTTATTTCTGAATCGCAATTCCAAGCAGATAATCAAATGGCATTGGACAGTATGCTTTATACTATCGCCCAAAACGCCAATAAGGAGCTAATGGGATTGGAGACTTTTCATGAGCAAATGGCTGTATTTTCTAAGATTAACATAAAAGAACAATGTCGTTCTCTAAAAAAAATGGCAACCCATTTTAAACGTTTTAGAAAAGAACTAAGCAAAACAGCAGAGTTATATATACAAGGAGATATACAAGGCTTGCAAAAAAAAGCAAAACGATCTATAGGAGGCATGCGACAGGTTCTATTATACGAACGTAATGACCTAATGGCAGAACGGTTTGAACAATATGCCTGTCAACAAAGTTTGTTTGCCGCCATTGGTGCAGGGCATCTAGGGGGCAAAAAAGGCGTACTCCGCCTAATGAAAAAAAAGGGCTACAAAATTACTCCCATTTTTTATTAG